CCACAGTTGCGGCAGCTCATCCAGGCTGAAGCGGCGCAGGAAACGCCCCACACGTGTCATACGCGGGTCGTCGCGGATCTTAAAGAGCGGACCGTCCGCCTCGTTCAGCTCGCGCAGTTGCTCAAGCTCACTTTCCGCGTTCTGGTGCATGGAGCGAAACTTGTGGATCATAAACGGCCTGCCTCCGATGCCCACCCTGGTCTGGGAGAAGATGACCGGGCCGGGCGAGTCGAGCTTGATCGCCAGCGCGATCAGTGCCATCAGAGGTGCGCTCAATGTCAGCCCAATCACCGCGCCGGC
The Dehalococcoidia bacterium genome window above contains:
- a CDS encoding sugar transferase — encoded protein: MRECERRKVSAHIVPDLFQMSLSQVDVDYLGGIPLVGVRDIGFSKTAQLIKRGMDIAGAVIGLTLSAPLMALIALAIKLDSPGPVIFSQTRVGIGGRPFMIHKFRSMHQNAESELEQLRELNEADGPLFKIRDDPRMTRVGRFLRRFSLDELPQLW